The genomic stretch GATGAGATCAACGAACTCATCGACTGGCAGCCCATCAACGCCTTTCTGTGCAAGAAGATCAGGCGCAAGGCCAACGCCGTGGGCAATCCCGCCTATCCGCCTCTGGCGATGTTCAAGATTCTGCTCTTGCAGCGTTGGTACAACCTGAGTGATCCGGGCGTGGAGCAGGCGCTGCTCGACCGGCTCTCCTTTGTCAGATTTACCGGTTTTTCCATCGAGGACGACGTGCCGGACGAGACCACCATATGCCGTTTCCGTAACGGTTTGATCCGCCTGAAGGTGCTGGACTCCTTGCTCGACATGCTTAACCGCCAGCTTGAAGGACAAGGGCTTCTTGTCCGTGAGGGAGCCGTGGTGGACGCCTCGGTAGTCGAGTCGCAGCGGCGGCCGCGCAAGGTTATCGACGTGATGCCTGAGGACCGTTCCGAGGACGCCGAAGAACAGGATGGGCCGGTGGACTGCCGGGTCAGCTATTCGGATGACGAGGAGGCGGCCTGGCTCCGCAAGAGAAATCGGGCCTATTACGGCTACAAGCTCCATGCCGCGACGGACAGTCGAGACGGGTTTCTGCTCTGTGGTCACATCACTCCCGCGAACCATTCGGACACGGGCGAATTCGAGCGGCTCGTGAATGGCGTCGGCCTTGATCCCGGCGCACGGGTTTATGCGGACAAGGGCTATTGCAGCGGGAAGAACCGGGACATTCTGTTTGATCGCGATTTGGAGGACGGAACCATGGACAAGACGCCTCGTGGCGGCAGGCTGACAGACTTCGAAAAGACCCGCAACCGTGACATCAGCAGCATTCGGCAAATAGTCGAGCGGGCCTTCGGCACACTCAAACGTGGCTACGCATTCTTTCGGTCCCGATACGTGGGTCGTGAGAAGGTGGAGGGAGAGTTCCACATCCTCGCCATGGCGTTCAATTTGAAAAAAGCTGTTCGACTGGCGCGAGCCTGAAGGGAGAGGTGCGTCCAAAATCCGGCATTTCGGCCAGAAATGGCAGGAAAAGGCCGGGAATGAGCCCAAGCTGGGGTGCGGTCAGAACATCAAATTGGGTGCGGAGCGCAAGGCACGGACGCGAAAAGGGGATGCGCAGAGGTCTCTTCTTTGTATTGACAAGGTGTATAGGTTAAATAATATAAATCTTCTAGCGTCGGCTGTTACGTTTACTTTTAGAATCGTAAATTATGGGTTCATGCACGGAATCCTTTTTATATTTGCATTTGGGGCTGTACCAGATAACTCCTTTGGGTTATCGGTATGGCAATGCGAAAAAGTCGTTTGAGCAAGGACAAGCAGCTTCGTTTAATCGAACATTTTGTGGCTGGCACGACAGCTCGTTGCGCTGCCGATCTGGTTGGTGTGAACGTCAAAACAGCCGCCTATTACTTTCACCGGCTCCGGGAAATCATAGCGGTAGAAGAGTCCTGTGAAGGGATGGATTTTGGCGAATTTGAGGTCGATGAGAGCTACTTCGGTGGCAAGCGAAAGGGCAAAAGAGGACGTGGGGCGGCTGGTAAGGTTCCTGTTTTTGGAATCCTTAAAAGGGGCGGGAAGGTCTATACACAGGTGATTCCTGATGCGAAAGGTAAAACCTTGCTTCCCATTATTCAGGAAAGAATCCAGCCAGACAGTGTGGTTTACTCGGACTGCTGGTATGGCTACAATGTCCTTGATGTGTCAGCGTTCAAACACTTCCGAATCAACCACTCGAAGCTGTTTGCAGATAGCCACAACCACATCAATGGAATCGAGAATTTTTGGAACCAGGCCAAACGCCATATGAGGAAATTCAACGGCATTCCAACCAAGCATTTTTCTCTGTTTTTAAAGGAATGCGAGTGGCGTTTTAATAACAGCAATCCGCGAAGCCAGTTTAAACAACTGAAACAGTGGGTTAGAAGACATATGGGCTAGTTATCTGGTACAGCCCCTTGCATTTTATTACTTAAGAAGGGAAAAATGGAAGACTATTTAAAAGAGGCATTGGAGATCGTCAAAGCGCAAGCTAGTGTTAGAACTATGACTGAAGACGAAATCACTTCAATGGTGCAGAAGCTATCCAACGGCATCAAGGCTATAGCTGAAGGTGATATAGTTGAACATGAAGAAGAGTATGCGGTCGACCCTGCCAAGGCCATCCGTGAGAAATCAATTCTTTGCTGTGTGTGTGGTAAGTCTTTCAAGATACTTGCGCCTCCCCCCATCCTTTGGACCACTGATCGGTCATTTTAAGGTGGAGCCCGGCGTCCGAGTTTGTGCCTCCTTAGAGGCGGTTCGCCGTAGCCGTTGTGGAGCGTAGCCCGTCCCCGTAGGGGCGGCCCGAAGGGCCGAGGGCGGAGCGGAGCAACGGCTACGAGCCAAGTCAATGAACATTCAAGTTGCTTCTGTATACGGCAGCGGGAGTTCTTTTGTCCAACGACGAATGACCGCGCTCCTCGTTGTAATACCTAAAATAGCGCGTAAGCCCATGGTATAGCTCGATTCCATCACAGTACGCCCTAGGGTAAATATCCTCATATTTCACCGTCCACCACAGCCGCTCTATGAAGACATTGTCGATTGCGCGACCTTTGCCGTCCATGCTGATTGCAATTCCCTTGCTCTGCAAAACTCCGGTAAATTCACGACTCGTGAACTGCGCTCCCTGGTCCGTGTTGAACACCTCCGGCGTAGAAATGCGCAAAGCCTTGTTGAGCGCCTCCACGCAGAAAGAACTATCCATCGAGTTCGATAGCTCCCAAGCCAGCACGAAGCGGCTCCACCAGTCTATCACTGCCACCAGGTACAGAAAGCCGCGCTGCATGGGGATGTAGGTGATGTCAGCGCTCCAGACTTGATTTTTCCTCTCAATGGCAACTCCTTTCAGCAGATACGGAAACACGGGATGCTCCGGATTGGGGACACTCGTATGCGGCCCTGGAGTGATGGCTTGCAAGCCCATCAGTTGCATCAGTCGCTCAACTCGTTTGTGGTTGACTTGATGGCCTTGGGTCTTCAGCCAATCCGTCATGCGCGGCGAGCCGTAATCCGGCTGACGCAGATACTGCTCGTCGATGAGACGCATCAAGGCTAAATTTTCATCGGATTCGGCTACAGGCTTGTAGTAAAATCCCGAACGGGAAATGCCTGCCAACTTGCATTGCCGCCGGATGGAATACTCCCGATCTGGTTTGATCCACTGGCGGCGCACCTCAAGCGGCAGGCTTACAACTTTTTTTCAAGCCACTTGATGTCCATCTTGAGCCGACCGATCTCCTCAAATAACGGTGCGGTTATCTCCTCCTGGCTTTTGGCTTTCTTGCCACTGGAAAAGATGTCATCGACATTCTCAAGGAGCTGCCGCTTCCACGTGGAAATCTGATTGGGGTGCACTTTGTACTCCGCAGCCAGTTGCGCAAGCGTCTTCACGCCACGAATCGCCTCAAGTGCGACCTTGGCCTTAAACTTGTCCGAATGTTTCCGTCTTTTGCTGCTCTTTGTCATGCGTCCTTCCTTATCGGTTTAAGGACGCAGATTCCACCTTAACCAGTGGTCCGAATTTCGGGGGAAAGCGCAACTCACACGTAAACACTTATCAAGCCACGATATGACCACAGATGAGTATAGAGAAAAATTTGGCTACAAGAAGAAGCTCCCCTTGGTGTGCAAATCTCTCCAAAGAGAACGAAGAAAGAAGATGAAAGAGATGCAACTCTGGACAAAGCGTGGGAAGAATAAATAATATCAAGGCTCAGAATGATTCTGGGCCTTTTGTTTTACATAGTGCACCTTTCTTTCATAATCCTACTTCTCATTTCGACCACCTACTTCAACACACCTTCCATAAGCTGATCAATGGTATTTTCGATTCGCTCCCACCCTTCTTCACTTTGCAGGTCGACACCTCCCAAACTACTATGAATTCTTGATCTTACGGCAAGAAAGTTTATGGCTCCCGCCATAAGCAGAACAAGCGCTGTCAGATCTACACCTTGAGGCGGA from Pseudodesulfovibrio profundus encodes the following:
- a CDS encoding IS3 family transposase (programmed frameshift), with translation MTKSSKRRKHSDKFKAKVALEAIRGVKTLAQLAAEYKVHPNQISTWKRQLLENVDDIFSSGKKAKSQEEITAPLFEEIGRLKMDIKWLEKKLLSLPLEVRRQWIKPDREYSIRRQCKLAGISRSGFYYKPVAESDENLALMRLIDEQYLRQPDYGSPRMTDWLKTQGHQVNHKRVERLMQLMGLQAITPGPHTSVPNPEHPVFPYLLKGVAIERKNQVWSADITYIPMQRGFLYLVAVIDWWSRFVLAWELSNSMDSSFCVEALNKALRISTPEVFNTDQGAQFTSREFTGVLQSKGIAISMDGKGRAIDNVFIERLWWTVKYEDIYPRAYCDGIELYHGLTRYFRYYNEERGHSSLDKRTPAAVYRSNLNVH
- a CDS encoding IS1595 family transposase; amino-acid sequence: MRKSRLSKDKQLRLIEHFVAGTTARCAADLVGVNVKTAAYYFHRLREIIAVEESCEGMDFGEFEVDESYFGGKRKGKRGRGAAGKVPVFGILKRGGKVYTQVIPDAKGKTLLPIIQERIQPDSVVYSDCWYGYNVLDVSAFKHFRINHSKLFADSHNHINGIENFWNQAKRHMRKFNGIPTKHFSLFLKECEWRFNNSNPRSQFKQLKQWVRRHMG
- a CDS encoding IS5 family transposase, with the protein product MLLFLHPKEEGMAIRQKGPRLGDYFLGHRRTKTTFLDEINELIDWQPINAFLCKKIRRKANAVGNPAYPPLAMFKILLLQRWYNLSDPGVEQALLDRLSFVRFTGFSIEDDVPDETTICRFRNGLIRLKVLDSLLDMLNRQLEGQGLLVREGAVVDASVVESQRRPRKVIDVMPEDRSEDAEEQDGPVDCRVSYSDDEEAAWLRKRNRAYYGYKLHAATDSRDGFLLCGHITPANHSDTGEFERLVNGVGLDPGARVYADKGYCSGKNRDILFDRDLEDGTMDKTPRGGRLTDFEKTRNRDISSIRQIVERAFGTLKRGYAFFRSRYVGREKVEGEFHILAMAFNLKKAVRLARA